Proteins from a single region of Spirochaetaceae bacterium:
- a CDS encoding aldo/keto reductase, which yields MRHPAIRPRARAPRCRGRGKPHPRRRVGGIRTVAAQQLHRAATRGDARVLEVYGSDANFARLERARRLGGEKGGYSATQVALAWLLYQPLPLIPIIGPRNRDELASSFDALSLRLTPEETRWLDTGAGR from the coding sequence GTGCGCCACCCCGCAATTCGACCTCGAGCGCGCGCGCCGCGATGCCGAGGCCGTGGCAAGCCACATCCGCGACGCCGGGTTGGCGGTATCCGTACTGTCGCTGCACAACAGCTTCACCGAGCCGCCACGCGTGGCGACGCGCGCGTGCTGGAGGTGTATGGCAGCGACGCCAACTTCGCCCGCCTGGAGCGGGCGCGCCGGCTCGGCGGCGAGAAGGGCGGCTACTCGGCCACCCAGGTTGCCCTGGCGTGGCTCCTGTACCAGCCGCTGCCGCTGATCCCGATCATCGGCCCGCGCAACCGCGACGAGCTGGCCTCCTCGTTCGACGCGCTCTCCCTGCGCCTCACCCCCGAGGAGACGCGCTGGCTGGATACCGGGGCAGGGCGCTAA
- a CDS encoding phytanoyl-CoA dioxygenase family protein, with translation MNAIHNDYHAQGYLIERGFISAATIEHLKRRIADALEVGSLADIQFDDARADGGDPMGPERFRKVSGLCRRHRDVWEEFVAAPRAIALNRELVGDDVRQWFNAVFTKPARVGEATPWHQDIGLWTQTPERHHLRPLFRDALSFWVALDPATRENGCLQVVPGSHRGPVVDHVQYPKAVHVELPHELTGDLAVEHVELEPGDAIVWHAHLWHYSPANHSDRNRWAMAMVTLGDAEARRAGTPELPWLLRDGVSQPFPGSDPG, from the coding sequence ATGAACGCGATACACAACGACTATCATGCCCAGGGATACCTGATCGAGCGCGGCTTCATCTCCGCGGCGACGATCGAGCACCTGAAGCGACGCATCGCCGACGCGCTCGAAGTGGGCAGCTTGGCCGACATCCAGTTCGACGACGCCCGCGCCGACGGCGGCGACCCGATGGGGCCGGAACGATTCCGCAAGGTGTCCGGACTGTGCCGGCGTCACCGGGACGTCTGGGAAGAATTCGTCGCTGCACCGCGGGCCATCGCGCTGAACCGGGAGTTGGTCGGCGACGACGTGCGGCAGTGGTTCAACGCGGTCTTCACCAAGCCGGCGCGGGTGGGCGAAGCCACCCCCTGGCACCAGGACATCGGACTGTGGACGCAAACGCCGGAGCGGCACCACCTGCGGCCGCTGTTCCGCGACGCATTGAGCTTCTGGGTGGCGCTCGATCCTGCCACGCGCGAGAACGGCTGCCTGCAGGTGGTGCCCGGCTCGCATCGCGGTCCGGTGGTCGACCACGTCCAGTATCCGAAAGCGGTACACGTGGAGCTGCCGCACGAGTTGACCGGCGACCTTGCCGTCGAGCACGTCGAGCTGGAGCCGGGCGATGCCATCGTCTGGCACGCTCACCTGTGGCACTACAGCCCGGCCAACCACAGCGACCGCAACCGCTGGGCGATGGCGATGGTGACGCTCGGCGATGCCGAGGCGCGGCGCGCCGGCACCCCCGAGTTGCCGTGGCTGCTGCGCGACGGCGTCTCGCAGCCGTTTCCCGGTTCGGATCCGGGATGA
- a CDS encoding mandelate racemase/muconate lactonizing enzyme family protein — protein MKIAYVRPSILSVDLPDGEVFAYSQAWYRRRRSLVLEIETADGTVGFGEAFGPAATNAALIDEVYAPLLLGRDARDRETLWLDLYNAMRDHGRKGTALEALSAVDIALWDLAGKYFGVPCHRLAGRNFRRQVAAYATGFYRKQVAGGLTGQAPLLVEEARRYVAAGFTALKVKIGFGIEDDVAVVAAVRGAVGPEVRLMVDANHAYDGAAAREVARRIDCYRIDWFEEPLIPEDQRGLGRFRRESPIPVATGEAEFGRWGFADLLRHEAADIVQPDCCAAGGLTEVLKVADLADAAHVRCITHVWGTGIAVAAALQALAMMAPCPPGLAPREPLLELDRTYNPLREELNRTPPAAGPGMVFTIPTAPGIGFDPDRRVLERYRVDR, from the coding sequence ATGAAAATCGCGTACGTCCGTCCTTCCATCCTCAGCGTCGACCTGCCGGACGGCGAGGTGTTTGCCTACTCACAGGCATGGTACCGCCGCCGCCGCTCGCTGGTGTTGGAGATCGAGACGGCCGATGGCACCGTGGGCTTCGGAGAAGCATTCGGGCCGGCGGCCACCAACGCCGCGCTGATCGACGAGGTGTACGCGCCGTTGCTGCTGGGCCGCGACGCCCGCGACCGCGAGACGCTGTGGCTGGACCTGTACAACGCGATGCGCGATCACGGCCGCAAGGGTACCGCGCTGGAGGCGCTGAGCGCGGTCGACATCGCCCTGTGGGACTTGGCCGGAAAGTACTTCGGCGTGCCGTGCCACCGCCTGGCGGGGCGCAACTTCCGGCGGCAGGTCGCCGCCTACGCCACCGGGTTTTACCGCAAGCAGGTTGCCGGCGGCCTGACCGGGCAGGCGCCGCTGCTGGTGGAGGAGGCGCGGCGCTACGTCGCCGCCGGCTTCACCGCGCTCAAGGTCAAGATCGGGTTCGGCATCGAAGACGACGTCGCGGTCGTGGCCGCGGTGCGCGGAGCGGTAGGGCCGGAGGTAAGGCTGATGGTGGACGCCAACCACGCCTACGACGGGGCAGCGGCGCGCGAGGTTGCGCGCCGCATCGACTGCTACCGAATCGATTGGTTCGAGGAGCCGTTGATCCCGGAGGACCAGCGCGGGCTGGGCCGGTTCCGGCGCGAGTCGCCGATCCCGGTGGCCACCGGCGAGGCGGAGTTCGGCCGCTGGGGGTTCGCCGACCTGCTCCGCCACGAGGCCGCGGACATCGTGCAGCCCGACTGCTGCGCCGCCGGCGGGCTCACGGAAGTGCTGAAGGTGGCCGACCTGGCGGACGCCGCGCACGTACGCTGCATCACCCATGTCTGGGGCACCGGCATTGCCGTCGCCGCCGCGCTGCAAGCGCTGGCGATGATGGCACCTTGCCCGCCGGGTCTGGCGCCGCGCGAACCCCTGCTGGAGCTGGACCGCACCTACAACCCGCTGCGCGAGGAACTCAACCGGACCCCGCCCGCGGCCGGTCCCGGCATGGTGTTCACCATCCCCACCGCGCCCGGCATCGGCTTCGACCCCGACCGCCGCGTGCTCGAACGCTACCGGGTGGACAGGTAG